The following proteins are encoded in a genomic region of Sorangiineae bacterium MSr12523:
- a CDS encoding aminotransferase class I/II-fold pyridoxal phosphate-dependent enzyme, which produces MIGQETLESLLEDDVLTSRMPDVGLLTRYLKDGCPHGAPICMSFGETWNQVAPGLVTRVTSEPRHVHGYQLSMYGLPVLRRTVRDYLIEDHGLAGVAETGRDFEVAVTWSGTRSAMFDFGRLLLDRGDVASASRTPVVLAAGPSWDYEGALAPLGYRVRYHALRPETGFRPSLEEVHAVLDRIDANPEERLAMVVINAQHNPTAVNWDADFVSALIRIAMDRKAAILVDDAYFAVHDEGVSATSALRLLLCELATRRDPDARCRWLAVRSLGKQFHCNGWGLGGMVADPAILDLLVNRYRLHNSLMYGGVHQHAMADWLRAPESRQFLRNQQRLYTEKRRFIGEFMKARLHYPEAAVHLGKTTSYIMFAAPKAYASIPEGLDRFKMDCFRDTGVLFAPAWPWPYAAGTQHHLPYLRMFIGADFDAIRVALRRLADAGFHYDARQRSSRVAQRQIGVDEVGAGT; this is translated from the coding sequence ATGATCGGACAGGAAACGCTCGAATCGCTTCTCGAGGACGACGTGCTCACCAGCCGAATGCCCGACGTGGGCTTGCTGACCCGGTATTTGAAGGATGGCTGTCCCCATGGCGCGCCCATTTGCATGAGTTTTGGCGAGACCTGGAACCAAGTGGCTCCGGGCCTGGTCACGCGCGTGACCTCCGAACCTCGGCATGTCCACGGGTATCAGCTGTCCATGTACGGCTTGCCGGTTCTCCGCCGCACCGTACGCGATTACTTGATCGAAGACCACGGGCTCGCCGGCGTCGCCGAAACGGGGCGCGACTTCGAAGTGGCCGTGACCTGGTCGGGCACCCGCAGTGCGATGTTCGACTTTGGCCGCCTGCTGCTCGACCGAGGCGACGTCGCGTCGGCGTCGAGGACGCCGGTGGTGCTCGCCGCCGGCCCTAGTTGGGATTACGAGGGTGCGCTGGCCCCGCTTGGGTACCGCGTGCGCTACCACGCGTTGCGCCCGGAGACGGGATTCCGTCCCTCCCTCGAGGAGGTGCACGCCGTGCTCGACCGCATCGACGCCAACCCCGAAGAGCGGCTGGCCATGGTCGTCATCAACGCCCAACACAACCCGACGGCGGTGAACTGGGATGCGGACTTCGTCTCGGCGCTGATTCGAATCGCCATGGACCGAAAGGCGGCCATCTTGGTCGATGATGCCTATTTCGCGGTCCACGACGAAGGCGTTTCGGCAACGTCTGCGTTGCGCCTTCTTCTGTGCGAGCTCGCAACCCGGCGCGATCCGGACGCGCGCTGTCGATGGCTGGCGGTTCGTTCGCTGGGTAAACAGTTCCACTGCAATGGCTGGGGCCTGGGTGGGATGGTGGCCGATCCTGCGATATTGGATCTTTTGGTCAATCGCTACCGACTGCACAACTCGCTGATGTACGGCGGGGTTCACCAGCATGCGATGGCCGATTGGCTGCGAGCGCCGGAGAGCCGACAATTTCTCCGCAATCAGCAACGCCTCTACACGGAGAAGCGACGCTTCATTGGAGAGTTCATGAAGGCGCGTCTGCACTATCCCGAGGCTGCGGTCCATCTTGGCAAAACCACCTCGTATATCATGTTTGCAGCGCCAAAAGCTTACGCTTCGATTCCAGAGGGGCTGGATCGTTTCAAGATGGATTGCTTTCGCGACACCGGTGTCCTCTTTGCGCCAGCATGGCCTTGGCCATACGCGGCGGGGACGCAGCACCATCTTCCCTATTTGCGTATGTTCATCGGTGCTGATTTCGATGCCATACGTGTCGCGCTTCGTCGGCTGGCCGATGCTGGTTTTCACTATGATGCTCGTCAACGAAGTTCGCGGGTCGCGCAACGGCAAATAGGGGTGGACGAGGTTGGCGCAGGTACCTAG
- a CDS encoding lantibiotic dehydratase family protein, which produces MARTARDRPPPSMEMLVHVVADSVDALDRGEFTLVVSPNPGSPQAGATVGRFAYCLPGAERLRHTLQTMSGSHLSQLPVQLHFQVEANRLLAWLRAPGPDPLLDMACDVVELVRAFHDGYGAPWSSWLTAAYTKQHAHHRAFVARRREALKRISLDGMAKPEDAWPRVQLGIDPKSESEVIAIARGAVQAHLDRRRAMA; this is translated from the coding sequence GTGGCACGCACCGCGCGGGACCGGCCGCCGCCATCGATGGAGATGCTCGTTCACGTGGTGGCCGACTCCGTGGACGCGCTCGATCGCGGGGAGTTCACCTTGGTCGTGTCGCCCAATCCAGGCTCGCCCCAGGCCGGCGCCACCGTGGGTCGGTTTGCCTATTGCCTGCCCGGGGCAGAGAGGCTGCGGCACACCCTCCAAACCATGTCGGGAAGCCACCTTTCGCAGCTTCCCGTGCAACTCCATTTTCAAGTGGAGGCCAATCGATTGCTTGCATGGCTGCGCGCTCCGGGCCCGGACCCTTTGTTGGACATGGCGTGCGATGTCGTCGAGCTGGTGCGCGCATTCCACGACGGGTACGGCGCACCCTGGTCATCGTGGCTCACTGCGGCGTACACCAAGCAGCACGCGCACCACCGGGCTTTCGTTGCGCGCCGGCGTGAGGCCTTGAAGCGCATCTCGCTCGATGGAATGGCAAAACCCGAGGATGCATGGCCCCGGGTGCAATTGGGTATCGACCCCAAGTCCGAATCCGAGGTGATTGCCATTGCCCGCGGGGCCGTACAAGCCCATCTCGATCGCCGGCGGGCGATGGCATGA
- a CDS encoding lanthionine synthetase C family protein, translated as MSARDWVHRLAERLRDPAVLAGNAEWYPTSLGDGHPGIALLFATLAREDPAWARAAHAHLSAALSLVRPSNSECLFVGMPAVAFAARASAQRPGEYAKLLKAADQRVAAQAERILAADGLRLRAGVAGVPMAVYDVVLGLSGLGRYLLACGPEQEALTERILVHLAAFTRPLQHRGRRVPGWLMPDGQLNLGLAHGIPGPLALLALAYEMGIRIPNHEEAIRTIVEWILARQGHDEHGPYWPAAIPLEYEMHWPSAPLPPTRTAWCYGAPGIARALHLASRALGESSWCDAACAALESALRRPPEQQRLDDATLCHGHAGLARIVGIMAQETGSNALYRAHRHLVSHLIEQADDESPFIWSDRPGFLEGGVGVALTLHEPADSASSRNLPWEAALLLQ; from the coding sequence ATGAGCGCGCGGGATTGGGTGCACCGGCTGGCCGAACGGCTGCGCGATCCCGCGGTGCTCGCGGGCAATGCGGAGTGGTATCCCACGTCGCTGGGCGACGGGCACCCGGGCATCGCGCTGCTTTTCGCGACGCTCGCGCGGGAGGACCCCGCGTGGGCACGTGCCGCGCACGCACATTTGTCGGCCGCACTCTCCCTCGTGCGGCCGAGCAATTCCGAGTGCCTCTTCGTCGGCATGCCAGCCGTGGCCTTTGCCGCCCGCGCATCCGCGCAGCGTCCCGGCGAGTATGCCAAATTGCTCAAAGCCGCCGACCAACGTGTCGCCGCGCAGGCCGAGCGGATTCTCGCGGCCGATGGACTGCGCCTCCGCGCAGGCGTCGCCGGTGTGCCCATGGCCGTGTACGACGTCGTCTTGGGGCTGAGTGGCCTCGGGCGCTATTTGCTGGCATGTGGGCCCGAACAGGAGGCGCTTACCGAGCGGATTCTCGTGCACCTGGCCGCATTTACCCGCCCCTTGCAGCACCGAGGCCGGCGTGTGCCGGGGTGGCTCATGCCCGATGGCCAGCTCAATTTGGGGCTCGCCCACGGCATTCCCGGGCCGCTCGCATTGCTCGCGCTCGCCTACGAAATGGGTATTCGCATTCCAAACCACGAGGAGGCCATTCGCACCATCGTAGAATGGATACTCGCTCGCCAGGGCCACGACGAACATGGTCCTTATTGGCCCGCCGCGATTCCCCTCGAGTACGAGATGCACTGGCCATCCGCGCCCCTGCCGCCGACCCGCACCGCGTGGTGTTACGGCGCCCCGGGAATTGCGCGTGCCTTGCATTTGGCATCCCGCGCCCTCGGCGAGTCCAGTTGGTGCGACGCAGCCTGTGCGGCCCTCGAATCGGCTTTGCGGCGTCCGCCCGAACAACAGCGGCTCGACGATGCGACCCTTTGCCATGGCCATGCCGGTTTGGCGCGAATCGTCGGCATCATGGCCCAGGAAACGGGGTCGAATGCCCTATATCGGGCACATAGGCATTTGGTCTCGCATTTGATCGAGCAAGCGGACGACGAAAGCCCCTTCATCTGGAGCGATCGCCCAGGGTTTCTCGAGGGTGGCGTCGGTGTTGCGCTCACGCTCCACGAACCCGCGGACAGTGCATCTTCACGCAACCTTCCGTGGGAAGCGGCTTTGTTGCTTCAGTGA
- a CDS encoding LysR family transcriptional regulator, protein MPDLRLADIETFIAVCRIQSVSNVARQLGVTPSQVSKAVSRLERQFQMKLVDRRAGRSIPSAVGLRIAQRLDEVVGTIRALRSEDPFGRGALLTIASPSYLLGQCLPLLAQAMPQHRFRGVELPPSQIRGLAPDALFDLALTTGADGFGAAWHVEQIGEMRSVLVGNTALVESLGPPPIPASKLADVPFITPTYTTQRAVFGDDECPLRVGERKLGHEVQTFGTGLELAVQCPQVVFGPILAARLHIERGLLSVIDVEGWNVRVPLFLAANQDNVKEATRRTVREWLTGWLARYG, encoded by the coding sequence TTGCCTGACCTACGACTCGCGGATATCGAGACGTTCATCGCCGTATGCCGGATTCAATCCGTGTCGAACGTCGCGCGCCAACTTGGCGTGACTCCGTCGCAGGTGAGCAAGGCCGTTAGCCGGCTCGAACGACAATTTCAAATGAAGCTGGTCGATCGGCGGGCGGGAAGAAGCATTCCCTCGGCGGTGGGCCTGCGCATCGCCCAGCGGCTCGACGAGGTGGTGGGGACGATTCGCGCCCTCCGTAGCGAGGATCCTTTCGGCAGGGGCGCGCTCCTCACCATCGCGTCACCCTCGTATCTTTTGGGCCAATGCTTGCCGCTGCTCGCGCAGGCGATGCCGCAACATCGTTTTCGCGGGGTGGAGCTTCCACCGTCGCAGATCCGCGGCCTCGCACCGGATGCCCTTTTCGACCTGGCGCTGACCACCGGTGCCGATGGATTCGGGGCCGCGTGGCACGTCGAACAAATCGGCGAGATGCGCAGCGTTCTCGTGGGAAATACCGCATTGGTCGAATCCCTCGGTCCTCCGCCGATTCCCGCGTCGAAGCTCGCGGATGTCCCCTTCATCACGCCGACGTACACCACGCAACGCGCCGTGTTCGGCGACGATGAGTGCCCTCTGCGCGTGGGCGAGCGCAAACTCGGTCACGAAGTGCAAACCTTCGGCACGGGCCTGGAACTCGCCGTCCAATGCCCCCAAGTCGTCTTCGGTCCCATCCTCGCCGCCCGTTTGCACATCGAGCGAGGTCTCCTCTCCGTCATCGATGTCGAAGGCTGGAATGTGCGCGTCCCTTTGTTCTTGGCCGCCAATCAAGACAACGTGAAAGAAGCCACCCGGCGCACCGTGCGCGAGTGGCTCACGGGTTGGCTTGCGCGCTACGGGTGA
- a CDS encoding alpha/beta fold hydrolase, with translation MSTRSGERVVRANGVDICVETFGDAGDSPILLIMGRAASMDWWEPAFCERLAAGHHFVVRYDQRDTGRSMHDAPGAPQYGSRDLVDDAAGLLDALGLARAHVVGMSSGGAIAQLFALNHPGKLASLTLMSTSALHPGLPKMSDELRAYFEHAAQAPLPDWSDRAAVIDFIVEGARPFAAHPFDEAGVRDIAAHAVDRDLDIASAMLNHDAMRDDGEGPWWPRLGEITVPTLVMHGDEDPLFHLEHGRALARAIPVAELLVLEHVGHEVPRSAWDRIIDAILRHTGRKRQSSVGGTL, from the coding sequence ATGAGCACGCGATCCGGAGAACGAGTCGTTCGCGCCAATGGGGTCGATATTTGTGTGGAGACCTTTGGCGATGCCGGGGATTCACCCATTTTGCTCATCATGGGCAGGGCCGCGTCCATGGATTGGTGGGAGCCCGCTTTCTGCGAGCGGCTTGCGGCAGGGCACCATTTCGTCGTTCGTTACGACCAACGCGATACGGGGCGCTCGATGCACGATGCACCGGGCGCTCCGCAATATGGGTCGCGCGATTTGGTGGATGACGCCGCGGGTTTGCTCGACGCTCTCGGGCTAGCGCGCGCCCACGTCGTGGGCATGTCGAGCGGCGGAGCCATCGCGCAGCTCTTCGCGCTGAATCATCCCGGCAAGCTGGCGTCCCTGACGTTGATGTCGACCAGCGCGCTTCATCCTGGTCTACCGAAAATGAGCGACGAGCTTCGTGCCTATTTCGAGCACGCCGCGCAAGCCCCGCTCCCGGATTGGTCGGACCGTGCCGCGGTCATCGATTTCATCGTGGAGGGTGCACGGCCCTTCGCCGCGCATCCCTTCGACGAGGCCGGCGTGCGCGACATTGCGGCACACGCAGTGGACCGCGATCTCGACATTGCGTCGGCGATGCTGAATCACGACGCGATGCGGGACGACGGTGAGGGGCCATGGTGGCCGAGGCTCGGTGAGATCACCGTTCCCACGTTGGTGATGCACGGCGACGAAGATCCGTTATTTCATTTGGAGCATGGACGGGCACTCGCCCGTGCGATCCCCGTTGCCGAACTCCTCGTTCTCGAGCACGTCGGCCACGAGGTGCCCCGCAGCGCGTGGGATCGCATCATCGATGCCATTTTGCGGCACACGGGCCGGAAGCGTCAATCTTCCGTGGGGGGCACGTTGTAG
- a CDS encoding methyltransferase domain-containing protein, with product MSDVGARMRTGHPHIAEGDAYILERVREFARNRRAPRVLNVGCGGGYLAWRLAEEFPEAQIIAQEDYEPAFDELRKRLGNTRVRMVTVPLEQWAEPVDMVIGWGAHHHMVPSYVDRVRDTLTEGGVFLLGDEFCPDYCNEADRRRIEDAEIIAIVDGFVLTNANEIAEHARSGRVPDAAREMESRRQQALWRWYRYVVDYAMERNHIDIASYELNAAHNDLLTGSSEEHKVAARIVERDLVLRGFRQRSRHALGPVDEPEHRSFVLYELVCDTPRR from the coding sequence ATGAGTGACGTGGGTGCGAGGATGCGAACCGGCCATCCGCATATTGCGGAGGGGGACGCCTACATTCTCGAGCGCGTCCGTGAGTTCGCCCGAAACCGCCGCGCACCGCGCGTGCTCAACGTCGGCTGCGGCGGTGGTTACCTCGCGTGGCGCCTCGCCGAGGAGTTCCCCGAGGCGCAGATCATCGCGCAGGAGGACTACGAGCCGGCGTTCGACGAACTGCGCAAGCGTCTCGGCAACACGCGCGTGCGGATGGTCACGGTGCCCCTCGAGCAATGGGCCGAGCCGGTCGACATGGTCATCGGCTGGGGCGCGCACCACCACATGGTGCCGTCGTACGTCGACCGTGTGCGCGACACCCTGACGGAGGGCGGGGTGTTTCTCCTCGGCGACGAGTTCTGCCCCGATTACTGCAACGAGGCCGACCGACGCCGGATCGAAGATGCCGAAATCATTGCCATCGTGGACGGTTTCGTCCTCACGAATGCCAACGAGATCGCCGAACACGCGCGCTCCGGGCGCGTTCCCGACGCGGCGCGCGAGATGGAATCACGGCGCCAACAAGCGTTATGGCGCTGGTACCGATATGTCGTCGATTATGCGATGGAGCGCAATCACATCGATATTGCGTCGTACGAGCTCAATGCCGCGCACAACGATCTGCTGACCGGCTCCAGCGAAGAGCACAAAGTCGCGGCCCGCATCGTGGAGCGCGATCTGGTCTTGCGCGGTTTCCGCCAACGCTCGCGCCACGCGCTGGGCCCCGTGGACGAGCCGGAACATCGAAGCTTCGTCCTTTACGAACTCGTATGTGACACCCCGCGTCGATAA
- a CDS encoding LysR family transcriptional regulator, protein MSSILEMRHLRLVRAIAEEGGVTRAAARLHLTQSAVSHQLTELEGRLGVLLFTRVRRQLKLTPAGVHLLEAARTMLNDLARVERELQHAGTRKRETFRIVVECFTAYHWLPSVLAALAIEYPYVDVRIALTATREPVAALLRGELELAVVSSPVRDRALVVQKLFSDEWTIIVAPDHPLASRPYINAVELAREKVLTHEAPRADVERFRELMANERASVPRSASVPLTEALVELVKAKQGVGLVSRWAVAPQLARGEVVARRFTRKGLPETWSAVYRHDAATRFPLAHFAELLRALRP, encoded by the coding sequence ATGTCGTCGATCCTGGAGATGCGTCACCTGCGGCTTGTGCGCGCCATTGCCGAGGAAGGCGGCGTTACGCGGGCGGCGGCGCGGCTTCATCTCACCCAATCGGCGGTGAGCCACCAGCTTACCGAGCTCGAGGGACGGCTGGGCGTGCTTCTCTTCACGCGGGTGCGGCGGCAGTTGAAGCTCACGCCCGCGGGGGTGCACCTGCTCGAGGCCGCGCGCACCATGCTCAACGATCTCGCCCGGGTGGAGCGCGAGTTGCAACACGCGGGGACGCGCAAACGCGAGACCTTCCGCATCGTCGTGGAATGCTTCACCGCGTACCATTGGCTGCCGTCGGTTCTCGCCGCGCTCGCCATCGAGTACCCCTATGTCGACGTGCGCATTGCCCTCACGGCGACGCGCGAGCCCGTGGCCGCGCTCCTTCGCGGTGAGTTGGAGCTCGCCGTCGTCAGCTCCCCCGTGCGCGACCGCGCGCTGGTCGTCCAAAAGCTCTTCTCCGATGAATGGACGATCATCGTCGCGCCCGATCATCCGCTGGCGTCGCGGCCTTATATCAACGCTGTCGAGCTCGCGCGCGAGAAGGTCCTCACGCACGAGGCACCTCGTGCCGACGTCGAGCGCTTCCGTGAGCTCATGGCCAACGAGCGCGCGTCCGTGCCGCGTTCCGCGAGCGTGCCGCTCACCGAGGCGTTGGTCGAACTGGTGAAGGCCAAGCAGGGCGTCGGCCTCGTCTCGCGCTGGGCCGTGGCGCCGCAACTCGCACGCGGTGAGGTCGTGGCCCGGCGGTTCACGCGCAAGGGCCTACCCGAAACGTGGTCTGCCGTGTACCGCCACGATGCCGCCACGCGTTTTCCGCTGGCCCACTTCGCGGAATTGCTGCGCGCGCTGCGTCCTTGA
- a CDS encoding discoidin domain-containing protein, with protein MTTLSRRRFVSGLGAGAAALLAGFRLDGPRVAHAGPVQATSRDLALYRPVTASSTDYAATQPAFAVDGVASAGVRGSGWRAAPGADPQWIAVDLQARCRIESVTLTFEATKDDPPFIPSNDGDPWRNTTGWEVLSSAPTAFRLEVSNDGTSWRSVYETTSTAGGVVPIALPSPVTARWVRLLVTHRLHENNPVGLNGFQVYGTCDRDRPPAKGWTSWGTHRTEVLPLAAAADGSVPLESGWVLTLDDWAGSSDGAVLSGANVDASGWLPAIVPGTVLAALVEEGHLPDPVSGMNNFHVPEMLSRHAWWYRRAFTLPRELDARSGRRIWLELDGINHKAEIWLNGAAIGTLLHPFARASFDITSALRSARELQALAVRVTPMPTPGNPGDKGEDGNAFVNSARLYLDSPTYLSASGWDWMPSVRDRAAGIWNHVRLRSTGDAVIGDPRVKSVLPYLPDTSAAELTLTIPVRNAGSSSASVMVRAEFDGISVSKTVSVDAGATVNAVFSPADHPELRLEDPELWWPNGYGDPALHDLTITAFMGGEPSDRRTTRFGIRQFDYSYDLPIVIDPATSSARQVVDFPKRTARHVRIQCGRRATGWGNSLWTLSVLDSASPDVDLALHGAATASSTDNQWNVPGNAVDGDPRTRWSSAYEDNQWIQVDMGRSVSFDRVVLLWETAYAATFTVQVSDDGNTWTDVKSVSNAPVPLRISVNGVPVFCRGGNWGWDELLRRMVPDRMNAVMRMHKDMNFTMIRNWIGSSTREEFYARCDENGILVWNDFWQAGPFLEDPPGYGAIARDTILRYRIHPCIVVWCAANETDPPPVVDTAIRKAVAEEDDEILYLGNSAAGFVSGHGPYYWVDPARYFDPSTYDTGNFGFHTEIGIPTVPVAESMRNLVGDAPAWPIGAAWYHHDWSTKGNQGPQHYLSAIDERLGASESLDEFCLKAQFINYENMRAMFEAWNAHLWQDANALLLWMSHPAWHSTVWQTYDYDLDVNGSYYGARKGCEPLHIQADLSKWQVIAVNHTRVAVEGATAIAELYDLAGRALPGAQSQTVNVGPSATAPAFTVPFTDSLPSLHLLRLTLMDAEGSVLAENTYWRHRTAADMRALNDVPRTKVSVRASGVRKAGGRRELVATVRNQGKSVAVMVRLSLRDRRTGARVLPTQYSDNYLWLLPDETRTIALSWEDKAFPSNAVRVLVEGYNVPPTED; from the coding sequence ATGACAACGTTGTCGCGGCGTCGGTTCGTGTCGGGGTTGGGTGCGGGCGCGGCGGCGCTGCTCGCTGGATTTCGCTTGGATGGCCCACGCGTCGCGCACGCGGGACCGGTGCAGGCAACGAGTCGCGACTTGGCTTTGTACCGGCCGGTCACGGCATCCTCGACCGACTACGCCGCGACCCAGCCGGCGTTCGCGGTCGATGGAGTGGCCAGCGCCGGCGTTCGCGGCTCGGGTTGGCGGGCAGCCCCGGGCGCTGATCCGCAATGGATCGCGGTCGACTTGCAGGCGCGCTGTCGGATCGAATCCGTCACGTTGACCTTCGAGGCGACCAAAGACGATCCTCCGTTCATTCCGTCGAACGATGGTGATCCCTGGCGGAACACCACGGGCTGGGAAGTGCTCTCGAGTGCCCCCACGGCCTTCCGCCTCGAAGTCTCCAATGATGGAACGTCTTGGCGAAGCGTGTACGAAACGACGTCGACCGCGGGCGGTGTCGTTCCGATTGCCTTGCCATCTCCGGTGACCGCGCGGTGGGTGCGTCTGCTGGTGACCCATCGGCTGCACGAGAACAACCCCGTGGGCCTGAACGGGTTCCAAGTGTATGGCACCTGCGATCGCGATCGCCCGCCGGCCAAAGGCTGGACTTCGTGGGGCACGCACCGCACCGAGGTCTTGCCCTTGGCCGCCGCGGCCGACGGCTCCGTGCCGCTCGAATCGGGGTGGGTGCTCACCTTGGACGATTGGGCGGGAAGCAGCGATGGCGCGGTGCTGTCGGGTGCGAACGTGGACGCCTCGGGGTGGCTGCCCGCGATCGTGCCGGGCACCGTGCTCGCCGCTTTGGTGGAAGAGGGACACCTGCCCGATCCCGTATCGGGCATGAACAATTTTCACGTGCCGGAGATGCTCTCGCGGCATGCCTGGTGGTACCGCAGGGCCTTCACCTTGCCACGCGAGCTCGACGCGCGTTCGGGCCGTCGCATTTGGCTCGAGCTGGACGGCATCAATCACAAGGCCGAAATCTGGCTCAATGGTGCAGCCATTGGCACCTTGTTGCATCCGTTCGCGCGGGCGTCGTTCGATATTACCTCCGCGCTTCGCTCGGCGCGGGAGCTGCAGGCGCTGGCCGTGCGGGTTACGCCCATGCCGACGCCGGGCAACCCCGGCGACAAGGGGGAGGACGGCAATGCCTTCGTCAACTCGGCGCGCCTGTACCTCGATTCGCCCACGTACCTGTCGGCCTCCGGGTGGGACTGGATGCCTTCGGTGCGCGATCGGGCGGCGGGCATCTGGAACCACGTGCGACTGCGATCGACCGGCGATGCGGTCATCGGCGATCCTCGGGTCAAGTCGGTGCTGCCGTACCTTCCCGATACGAGCGCGGCGGAGCTTACCTTGACGATTCCCGTCCGCAATGCGGGAAGCTCCAGTGCGTCGGTGATGGTGCGCGCGGAATTCGACGGTATTTCGGTGAGCAAGACCGTGTCCGTCGATGCCGGGGCCACGGTGAACGCGGTCTTCAGCCCCGCGGATCACCCCGAGCTGCGCCTCGAGGATCCCGAGCTATGGTGGCCCAACGGCTACGGCGATCCCGCGCTTCACGATCTTACGATTACGGCGTTCATGGGCGGCGAGCCAAGCGATCGCCGCACCACTCGATTTGGCATTCGGCAATTCGATTACAGCTACGATCTGCCCATCGTCATCGACCCGGCGACGAGCTCCGCCCGGCAGGTCGTCGATTTTCCGAAGCGCACGGCGCGCCATGTGCGCATTCAATGCGGACGGCGTGCCACGGGGTGGGGCAATTCGTTATGGACTCTATCGGTCCTCGACAGCGCATCGCCCGACGTCGATCTGGCGTTGCACGGCGCCGCCACCGCGTCCTCGACCGACAACCAGTGGAACGTCCCAGGCAATGCCGTCGATGGCGATCCGCGCACGCGTTGGTCGTCGGCCTACGAGGACAACCAATGGATTCAAGTCGACATGGGGCGAAGTGTGTCCTTCGACCGGGTCGTGTTGCTCTGGGAGACGGCCTATGCGGCGACCTTCACCGTGCAGGTGTCGGACGACGGCAATACGTGGACCGACGTGAAATCGGTGAGCAATGCGCCGGTTCCTCTGCGCATCAGCGTGAACGGTGTGCCCGTGTTCTGCCGGGGTGGCAACTGGGGCTGGGACGAGCTTCTCCGCCGCATGGTGCCCGATCGGATGAACGCCGTCATGCGGATGCACAAGGATATGAACTTCACCATGATCCGCAATTGGATCGGGTCGAGTACGCGCGAAGAGTTTTACGCGCGCTGCGACGAAAACGGCATTCTGGTGTGGAACGATTTCTGGCAGGCGGGCCCCTTCCTCGAGGATCCACCGGGGTATGGCGCCATCGCGCGGGATACGATTCTGCGTTACCGCATTCACCCCTGCATCGTGGTGTGGTGTGCCGCGAACGAGACGGATCCTCCGCCGGTGGTCGATACGGCCATTCGCAAGGCGGTGGCCGAAGAAGATGACGAGATTCTCTATCTCGGCAATTCCGCGGCCGGCTTCGTGTCGGGGCATGGTCCCTATTATTGGGTCGACCCTGCGAGGTATTTCGATCCGAGTACGTATGACACCGGTAACTTCGGTTTTCACACCGAGATAGGCATTCCCACGGTGCCCGTGGCCGAGAGCATGCGCAATCTGGTGGGCGACGCGCCGGCCTGGCCCATTGGCGCGGCCTGGTACCATCACGATTGGTCGACGAAAGGCAACCAGGGGCCGCAGCATTACTTGAGCGCCATCGACGAGCGCCTCGGTGCTTCGGAGAGCCTCGACGAGTTTTGCCTCAAGGCGCAATTCATCAATTACGAGAACATGCGCGCCATGTTCGAGGCGTGGAATGCCCACTTGTGGCAAGATGCCAATGCGCTCCTTCTATGGATGTCGCACCCTGCATGGCATAGCACCGTTTGGCAGACCTACGATTACGATCTCGACGTCAATGGCAGCTATTACGGCGCACGCAAGGGTTGCGAGCCTTTGCACATACAGGCCGATCTTTCGAAATGGCAAGTGATCGCGGTCAATCACACGCGGGTCGCAGTCGAAGGGGCCACCGCCATTGCCGAGTTGTACGATCTCGCCGGGCGTGCCCTCCCGGGTGCCCAGTCGCAGACGGTGAACGTGGGACCCTCGGCGACCGCGCCGGCCTTTACCGTGCCCTTTACGGACTCGTTGCCGTCGCTGCACCTCTTGCGATTGACCTTGATGGACGCCGAAGGCAGCGTCCTCGCCGAAAATACGTATTGGCGTCACCGCACGGCCGCGGACATGCGTGCGCTGAATGACGTCCCCCGCACCAAGGTCTCCGTGCGGGCCAGTGGCGTGCGCAAGGCGGGCGGCCGCCGCGAACTCGTGGCGACGGTGCGCAATCAAGGCAAGAGCGTGGCCGTCATGGTGCGCCTTTCCCTTCGCGATCGCCGCACGGGCGCCCGTGTTCTGCCCACGCAATACAGTGACAATTACCTATGGCTCCTCCCCGACGAAACCCGCACCATTGCGCTTTCTTGGGAGGACAAGGCCTTCCCCTCCAACGCCGTCCGCGTTCTCGTCGAAGGCTACAACGTGCCCCCCACGGAAGATTGA
- a CDS encoding cupin domain-containing protein has product MSTTTYRSHLEQPFKTVGQGVHVSVLRRHGGQGEGMTMVFRMEKGSHAPLHSHPGGEETYLLSGKLRVGSRVLLPGDYLWTEPGEVHDGFAEEDSLFFVVLPGGIQITE; this is encoded by the coding sequence ATGAGCACGACGACGTATCGTTCCCATCTCGAGCAACCCTTCAAAACCGTGGGCCAAGGCGTGCACGTCTCCGTGCTCCGCCGGCACGGCGGCCAAGGCGAAGGCATGACCATGGTCTTTCGCATGGAGAAGGGCTCTCACGCCCCGCTCCATTCGCATCCCGGCGGCGAGGAGACGTACCTCCTCTCGGGCAAGCTACGGGTGGGCTCACGCGTATTGTTGCCCGGTGACTACCTTTGGACCGAACCGGGAGAGGTCCACGATGGCTTTGCAGAAGAAGACAGTCTTTTCTTCGTGGTTCTTCCCGGCGGCATCCAAATCACCGAATGA